The nucleotide window CGTATCCACGCCGTGTGGACGCCCGTAAGGAGCTGCGCATTCCACACGGTATGGGCGGCCATCGATATTGAACTCAGCTTTCCAGGTCTTCAGGTCGTCGTCGACACGCGACTGGATACTGATGATTCCGAGCCGGGCAATGTTTCGCTCGTCGCGGCGCTCAGTATTGGGTTTGAAGGTTTCTGGGTCAGCCACGTCAGCTCCTGTTGTTGTTTTCTTGTAGTAATAATAAAGATAAAAAACAACAACAAGGCGAGGTGGGTTTTGTGTCCTGCACGGTACTTCTACTCAAAAACCACGCAAAGGTGTCGGGGATCTGCCCCTTAACCACGCAAAGGTGTCGGTACTTTTCACACTCAATCACGCAAAGGTGTCGGTACTGACTGGTGAAACAGAAAAAAGCACAGAAAACATCGACCAGCACGGCATAATTCCCTGAATCACGCAAAGGTGTCGGTACTCTGACTCTTGAAAATCACGCAAAGGTGTCGGTATCAGTTCGTCAAATCACGCAAAGGTGTCGGTACAAAAGATCAATTCAGCAAACCAATCAAATTCGTTGTCTGGGACGTTGAATTGCTCCGCACATTCAGACCGGGTAGAACAAATCACGCAAAGGTGTCGGACAGCAAAAGCCTGGATTGTCATCATCGGCAAGGTAAAAGTTATGCTGGTGATTGAGAGTGGCTATAGATGTCTGCTCTCTTTCCACACAAAGGTGCCGTGATTTATGACCACTGCTTGACGCCTCAACGGGCTACTGGGCAAACTCAGACAGAGTCGGATTGCTGCTGCCGCTGCTGAATGCTGCGCGGTCAAAGGAGCTGTTGCGGAGGGGTTTGGAAAACAGGGTCGTGGGCCGTACGGCCAGTAGGTAGCTGAATTCCAGCGGAGAGTGCCAGATTAGCCGGCATATGCAGCAGGGCAGGTGGTGCTCCCGCAGGTGCTGGTGATGGTTGCGGGCAGCCAGGATATCCCGGTCAACGGCTTTGCCGTTTTCTGTGTCACCTGCCGACTTGCGTTAGAAAAGTTGTGGAACACTTCCTTTCAGGCTGAAGCCGACTTCATCTAGATAGATCAACGTGGCCCCGTCCTCGACCTTTTTTTTCAACCTCTGGGCGCGTGGTCTGCACCCAGGTTTTCACGGCCTGCTCGTTCTGTTCCAACGCGCCTTTCTGAGGTCGCTGAAGAGAGAACCCCAGTTGATGGAGCAGTTTGCGAACGTGGTCAACGTGGTACCACACCCCAAGCTGACGACCAATGAGGTCACGGACACGGGGCGTCGTCCAAGTCTCATCTGGGAAGTGGTGAGTACGCGTAAGTTTCTTGTCTCCCATCCTTCCGGCACAGTCTTCACGTCGCTCATTGCCACGTGGCCTGTGTGGGCCAACGGGAGCAGAAGCTTGAGCGGGGGTGCGGGGCAGCAAAATGGGCCGAGATCATTCTTCGTCCTCAACAACGGCGTTCAGAATGTCCAGAACCTCAAACAGGGTTTCTTCTGGCACGGCCTCTATGATCTCGGCGTTGCGTACTTTCCAATCCACAGAACGGGTGTGATGCACCAGAATGACGCCGCTGATACTCAGGCCCGCTGGCAAGGGAACTTCAAATTCGTGACCCCTGACCCGGCTGGTAATCGGGGAAGCAAAAAGCAGATTGGTCGAGCGGTTGAATAGCGAAGGCGTAATGACCAGCGCGGGGCGGCGGCCTGCTTGCTCGTGTCCGGCCTGGGGGTTGAAATCCAACCAGATCAGGTCGCCTTTTTTGGGAACGGGAAGGCCCGGCGTCACCACACTTCTGAGCCTTGCGGCTCGCCCCAGTCCATTTCTCCGCCGATCAGCTCAGGCGTGACCCCGATCAGCAAATCAGCCAGCTTCCGTTGGTGACGCTTCGGGCGGCTGGGCACAATCAATAAACCTTGTTCTGTCAGCTCAAGCTTGACGTCGCTGCCGTCTTGAATATTGAGGGTGCTGGCGTAATCGCGGGGAATGCGAATGGCGAGGCTGTTGCCCCAGTTGCGAATGGTTCCTTTCATGACGCCTCCGTATACGCATCATGATACATCACGAACAGAGCAGAGTGGCAGCGGCGGGCACCTGTTCCCGGTCCACAAGCCCAACTTCGCCAGATACCCGCGCATCTTGTCCCGCGCCTGCGCCCACACCTACTCCAGCGCGTCCATGTCGGTTTGCAGGGCGGCCACATCTATTTCTTCTTGCTCAGTGCTGGTGTCCACGTAGCGCGGAATGTTGAGGTTGGAGTCGTTGGCGCTCAGCTCGCTCTGCGCCACCACACGAGCGTGTTTGTCCACGTCCTGCCGGGTGCGGTAGGTCTCCACGATGCGGGCCAAATCCCTCTCCCGCAAGTTGTTCTGGTTCTTGCCCGCCGCAAAACTCTTGCTGGCTGTCGATGAAGAGCACGTCGCTGCCAGCTTTACCCTTGCGGAACACCAGCAGCGCGGCGGGAATGTCGGTGCCGAAAAACAGATTGGTCGGCAGCCCGATTACCGCGTGGAGCAGGTTCTCTTCAATCAGTTGCGCCCGAATCTTGCCTTCCGCGCCGCTGCGAAACAGAACACCGTGCGGCACCACGACCACCATCCGCGAGCCGACCTCGGTCATGCTGGCGATCTTGTGGCTGATGAAGGCGTAATCGCCCTTGCCCTTGGGTAGAACTCCCCAGCATTCTTGCCCGCTCCGGCAGCGAACCGCGAGATCAGGTATTCGTAGGCGTTGCCGATGATGTCGAGGTTGCCGATTCGGCTAGGCCGCAGATCGAGCTTGGGGCTGTTGAAATCTTCGAGCAGCAGCTTGAGCTGAACATTGCGCTCCTTGGTCTGGCCCAGCGCCGCCTCACCGTTGAAGGTGACGTTGCGGAACACACCGGCCAGCTTGCCCTTGCTAACGTCTTCAATGGCGATGAGGGCCTGATCGATGATTTCTCCGATGTTGTCGGTGGTGCGCTGCCGGTACAGGTCGAGGAACAAGCTGCCGGGCGGCATCACGAAGCGGTCGCGCTCCAGGCAGCGTCGAATGCGCTCCTCGTCGTCTCTGAATTGCTCTTTCAGCATGTCGTAATGGTTCTGCCACACGTCGCTGATGTATTTCACAAAGAGCGATCGACAGCAGGTAATTCCTGTACTTGTTGGGGTCGACCGTGTCCCGGAAGGTGTCGCAAGCTTTTCAAAGGATGGTGTTGATTTCGCCCTGATCGATCTTGCTGGGCGCAGCGAAAAGGGGAAAAGGTTCAGATTGGGTCATGTCTGCCCAGTTTAGAGAAGCTGACGGAAGTTGGGCTGCTGAAGGTAGGTTGCCAGAAAGTTGTATCACCTCGCACCAACGGGTTTTGCCGCTGTGAGTGGGCTGCTAAAGGGCGAACCAAGCCGCTTGTCTGAGTGAAAATCATCTGGATAGGATCGGTAACTCTGAGAGGATACGATTCTGTGGCTTCACATTTTCACGGAAAGAGTCGGGGCGCAGACCCCCGGTTTGTGGGCCACTTCAGTAGTCGGTAGTATTAGCTCCTGGCACAAACCATCCATAACGGCCCTGAATGGCCCCTTCACGCCTCGACAAGCGCTAATTGGCATTTCCTTACACAACAGGATTCGAGAAGCTTCACAGCGGCCTAATATAGCCCAATCCTCGTCTGCCGCTCCACACTTAGAATTTTGTCGAGCGCCAAACGGTTGAGGCAAAAACATCCAGGTGATTCTCCCCAGACTCCTAAAACCAATTTCTGAATTTTCCTCCTGCTGATTTGATGATCTTTAGTGCTTTAAAAAAAGAAAAAGAATGATGAAAATCATCATCAGAGAGCCGAGCTGGTGACGTGCTGGCGCAGCTTTTTCGTTGCAACCCCTCAGAAACTACGGGAAAAAGGCCACTCAACCCCTCAGAAACTACGGGAGGAAAACCCCCTAATCCCTCAGAACATACGGGAAAGAGAGGATCAGTTCCCCTCAGAACATACGGGTGGACAAACGACTGCTTTCTGGAAACCCCTCAGAACATACGGGAGCTTGAAGGCTTTTTTGGTGCAAACCCCTCAGAAACTACGGGTCATAGTGTGGGGACTTAAAAATGCCGACTGAGACGGCATTTTTACTTGAAACCCCTCAGAAACTACGGGTTAGTCCTTTTCCGATTCCCCTCGGAAACTACGGGAAGATTTTAGGTGCTTTTGCACCTCTTCGACTACGAGTTGGATGGCGGGTGCTCCTCCACTCGCTGCCTTGGTCGCGTGTTTGACCACTTCCCTGGCATCAAGCTGGCCACTCAGCACTGCCTCAGGGAGATGACCGCGCTCACTAAGGGTCAACCGCTTCACGATGCCCAGCAAAGTCAGTTGCCGCAGAGTCCAGTCCGCAAGCATCTGCCCCTCTAGAGCGGCCATCCGCGCCTCTTCTTGTGTGTCCTGTGCTTCTAAGTCTTGCTGCTCACGCCGCTTGGTCTGCCGTTGAGGGGGCGGGCTACCTGGAGTCGAGGGTGCAGCAGGGGAAAGACCCAGCGCTGGAGTGGCAAAGTCTTCCGGTCGCTGGACCATTGCCACCATCAGGCCGCCACGGCTGACCACCGGACGCCCACTGACCTTCAGATACTGGTCAAACCGCCGCGACGCTTCTTCAATGCGTTCTGGGAAGACCGTGGAGAGCCGCACCGCCACCCCATGCTTGACGCCCCGCGCACTGAGCATGGCTGCCAGTTCTGGGTGACTTCCTACCGGCGTTTGACCGAAAACATAACGCACCTGCTTGTCGCGTCCACGTCCCGTAATTTGGATCTCGGTCACGTAATCGCGCCGGAGCAGCTCGTTGTGGGCCGGGGTCAAGGTTCGCACCAGATTATCCGGGCGGTCACTCACGAGGCCGAGGCGGGTACTCCAAGCCATGAGCGGAAGGCTGATCTCCGGTACGAGGCCATCACTGGTCCGCTCATCAAAATGCAGCGCGTCCAGTTGTCGGTAGAGGGCGCGGACCAGTGGCTGACTGAGCGAGCGGTAAAAATCCAGATCCAGTGGCTTGATATACCCCGCCCGCAGACTTTCCATGATTTGGAGGGGCAAGCTGCACCGTGACCAAGCTGGTGCCCTGAACGCCACTGCGGGAGCGGACGTAAGCCAGGTAGTTGACCTGCGCGAAGGACTGCGTTGTCCACTGCTGAGAGCCATGAGCATACCAACCTTCTTCAACGGTGTAAGACGCTTTGTTGAGGCGGATCATGCTCTCTTCCAGGGCGCGGTAATACTGGGCTGAATCTGAAAAACCCGATGCTTTTAGCAGTGCGTAAGCGGAAACGCTGAAAGGGGTATCTGGCAGGCCAGCTTCAAAACACAGATTGATAAGTCCGACCATGAAGTCGTTGTCAAGTCCGTGCGGAACCACCTGATCCACCGGAACAGTGCAGGTGATGATGACGGGCCGACCGTCTGGGGTCAAGGCCTGCTTTTGCCAACGGTGGAGATCAGAGGGGACAGTTTTCTGCCCGCTCATCAGGGCCAACCGGCCCAAATTGAGTTCGTCGTAGCCGCTGGTCACTTCCGGCACCGGGAGTACAGAAGAACGGCGCGACTTGCGCTCAGTCATAGGGGCATTGTACCCGGATCTTCTACGGGGCTCGTCGGTTCTGGATTGAGCGGGCAGTGTCCCGACAACGTCAGCACACTCCCCGCCGGATACCACACCGCACTGGCTGGCAAGATGGCCGCCGGAAACGGGCGCGGGTCATGCGCTCCGCTCCCCGCCTTCAAGCCAAACCCGCTGAGAAAAAACGGAACGTCCCGAAACCGCGAATCGCTTCTGTGCTCTGATCAGTGTCGCCTGCGGTGGGGTCGAGATCCGGCTGCGGACGTTGGATTTCCCAGAGGTTCACGGCATCCTGCACCGCCAGGCGTTTGAAGAGCCACTGCGGTGTGCGGTCCCAGCGGCGGGTGGGATTCGTGCGGGTATCGGCGAAGCCGCGCTCGATGAGTCTGGCCAGCTTTAACTGGATAGTCTTTTCGTTGTGGAGACCCAGCAGCTCTGTGGTCCAGCCACCAGCGTTCATACGGACCCACAGTCCTTCGTCAGCGTTAGAGTCAGCGTCGGCGTTACCCTGCCGTGCAGACTTATTTTTCCCCGTTTCTGCTCGCGCCCCTTAGTTTTGTAGGCG belongs to Deinococcus detaillensis and includes:
- a CDS encoding SAM-dependent methyltransferase, encoding MARIVETYRTRQDVDKHARVVAQSELSANDSNLNIPRYVDTSTEQEEIDVAALQTDMDALE
- a CDS encoding type II toxin-antitoxin system PemK/MazF family toxin — its product is MTPGLPVPKKGDLIWLDFNPQAGHEQAGRRPALVITPSLFNRSTNLLFASPITSRVRGHEFEVPLPAGLSISGVILVHHTRSVDWKVRNAEIIEAVPEETLFEVLDILNAVVEDEE
- a CDS encoding replication initiator protein A; protein product: MTERKSRRSSVLPVPEVTSGYDELNLGRLALMSGQKTVPSDLHRWQKQALTPDGRPVIITCTVPVDQVVPHGLDNDFMVGLINLCFEAGLPDTPFSVSAYALLKASGFSDSAQYYRALEESMIRLNKASYTVEEGWYAHGSQQWTTQSFAQVNYLAYVRSRSGVQGTSLVTVQLAPPNHGKSAGGVYQATGSGFLPLAQSATGPRPLPTTGRAAF
- a CDS encoding type I restriction-modification system subunit M N-terminal domain-containing protein encodes the protein MLKEQFRDDEERIRRCLERDRFVMPPGSLFLDLYRQRTTDNIGEIIDQALIAIEDVSKGKLAGVFRNVTFNGEAALGQTKERNVQLKLLLEDFNSPKLDLRPSRIGNLDIIGNAYEYLISRFAAGAGKNAGEFYPRARAITPSSATRSPA
- a CDS encoding AbrB/MazE/SpoVT family DNA-binding domain-containing protein, whose product is MKGTIRNWGNSLAIRIPRDYASTLNIQDGSDVKLELTEQGLLIVPSRPKRHQRKLADLLIGVTPELIGGEMDWGEPQGSEVW